A genome region from Psychrobacter jeotgali includes the following:
- a CDS encoding ATP-dependent Clp protease adaptor ClpS, with the protein MIKPLFTVTEPAVLDWHFPSMPAVHRAQDNDTDADTAPEADVLVAEPEVAKPPMYAVVMYNDNYTPMEFVVYVLQSEFRHNIDEAVKIMLTIHNNSKGIAGIYPKDIAETKAKKVNSLAHREGYPLLTQIEPHQGE; encoded by the coding sequence ATGATAAAACCTTTATTTACCGTTACTGAACCTGCTGTTTTAGACTGGCACTTTCCAAGTATGCCAGCCGTACATCGTGCGCAAGATAATGATACCGATGCTGATACGGCGCCGGAAGCCGATGTATTAGTCGCAGAGCCTGAAGTAGCCAAACCACCTATGTATGCCGTGGTTATGTACAATGATAATTATACGCCGATGGAATTTGTAGTGTACGTCTTACAGTCGGAGTTTCGCCATAATATTGATGAAGCAGTTAAAATTATGTTAACCATTCACAATAACAGCAAAGGTATCGCTGGTATTTATCCCAAAGATATTGCCGAGACCAAAGCGAAAAAGGTTAATAGTCTTGCGCATCGTGAAGGTTACCCTTTATTGACCCAGATTGAACCTCATCAAGGCGAGTAA